The Frondihabitans australicus genome includes a region encoding these proteins:
- a CDS encoding nitroreductase family protein encodes MTTTDLSSTTRTSDTSVPLVPLLDERWSPRSYDPRATISDEQLTALLEAARWAPSASNQQPRRFLVGRRGTATFETILANLMGFNTVWAGNAAALLVAVAETTDAEGKPRAWAQYDLGLAVSALSVQAHAEGLHTHQMAGIEVEGLRAAFHLAPNLLPVTVTAIGVVDTADKLPEKLAEREVLPRTRLALDELVLARD; translated from the coding sequence GCTCCTCGACGAGCGCTGGAGCCCCCGCTCCTACGACCCCCGGGCCACCATCTCGGACGAGCAGCTCACCGCCCTCCTCGAGGCAGCGCGCTGGGCTCCGTCGGCCTCCAACCAGCAGCCCCGACGCTTCCTCGTCGGCCGGCGCGGCACCGCGACCTTCGAGACGATCCTCGCCAACCTGATGGGCTTCAACACCGTCTGGGCCGGCAACGCCGCCGCCCTGCTCGTCGCGGTCGCCGAGACCACGGACGCCGAGGGCAAGCCGCGCGCCTGGGCCCAGTACGACCTCGGCCTCGCCGTGTCCGCCCTGAGCGTGCAGGCGCACGCCGAGGGCCTCCACACCCACCAGATGGCCGGCATCGAGGTCGAGGGCCTGCGCGCCGCTTTCCACCTGGCGCCCAACCTGCTGCCCGTCACCGTCACCGCGATCGGCGTCGTCGACACGGCCGACAAGCTGCCCGAGAAGCTGGCCGAGCGCGAGGTACTGCCGCGCACCCGCCTCGCGCTGGACGAGCTGGTGCTCGCCCGCGACTGA
- a CDS encoding NAD-dependent epimerase/dehydratase family protein: protein MNVERTEWAVVGATGFVGRAVAARLRAAGHQVREVPTPRLRAEPTLSAAGIARRAEAEAGSALTAALAGARVIVIAGGLATPDAAESDVLTGANALVPATILRAAAAAGVSRVIHLSSAAVLGHAPELSADEPTFPFSPYSRSKALGEAALLETLDRLGHSAPRLTIVRATSVQGPGRPTTLALQRVARSRLASVASPGTQPSAVSSIDGLVDLIHSAGVLPDPPTIALQPWEGASAASVLHAAGGRPPIVLPAILCRIVVALGEGVGRLGSARARGLTRRLEMMWFGQRQPATWPDYDESPCPDRLHELLAAPSERESATR from the coding sequence GTGAACGTCGAGCGCACCGAATGGGCCGTCGTCGGCGCCACCGGCTTCGTCGGGCGCGCCGTCGCCGCGCGTCTCCGCGCGGCCGGTCACCAGGTCCGCGAGGTGCCGACGCCGCGCCTCCGAGCCGAGCCGACCCTCAGCGCCGCGGGCATCGCGAGGCGCGCCGAGGCCGAAGCCGGCTCGGCGTTGACCGCCGCCCTGGCCGGCGCTCGCGTGATCGTCATCGCTGGTGGCCTCGCAACCCCCGACGCCGCAGAGAGCGATGTGCTGACTGGCGCCAACGCGCTCGTGCCGGCCACGATCCTGCGTGCGGCCGCCGCCGCCGGCGTCTCTCGTGTCATCCACCTCAGCTCCGCCGCCGTTCTCGGTCACGCCCCTGAGCTGTCAGCCGACGAACCCACGTTCCCGTTCAGCCCGTATTCGCGCAGCAAGGCGCTCGGCGAGGCCGCTCTGCTCGAGACCCTCGACCGACTGGGCCACTCGGCACCGCGCCTCACGATCGTGCGTGCCACCTCGGTGCAGGGTCCGGGCCGCCCCACGACTCTCGCGCTGCAGCGCGTGGCTCGATCGCGCCTCGCCTCGGTGGCCTCGCCGGGCACTCAGCCGAGTGCCGTGAGCTCGATCGACGGGCTCGTGGACCTCATCCACTCCGCCGGAGTCCTTCCCGACCCCCCGACCATCGCACTGCAGCCCTGGGAGGGGGCGAGTGCGGCGTCGGTGCTCCACGCGGCGGGCGGCAGGCCCCCGATCGTGCTTCCCGCGATCCTGTGCCGCATCGTCGTCGCCCTCGGCGAGGGCGTCGGCCGGCTCGGAAGCGCCCGCGCGCGAGGTCTCACACGACGCCTCGAGATGATGTGGTTCGGGCAGCGACAGCCCGCGACCTGGCCGGACTACGACGAATCCCCCTGCCCCGACCGCCTGCACGAGCTCCTGGCGGCACCATCCGAGCGAGAGTCCGCGACGCGATGA
- a CDS encoding phosphoribosylanthranilate isomerase, with protein MTTTLWVKICGLSTAEAVSAAVLGGADAVGFVLAPGSPRTVSPEAASALAALVPDGVESVGVFRGQTAVEVIASARTAGVQTVQLHGGEAPDVFDAVRSAGFGVIRATSAETYGLEAQEHRELYGDARLLLDAPDPGAGETFDADALTGVEPPSGWILAGGLRPGNVAALAEALRPGGVDVSSGVEIARGVKDPELIREFLAAARA; from the coding sequence GTGACGACGACGCTCTGGGTCAAGATCTGCGGCCTCTCGACGGCAGAGGCGGTCTCCGCGGCCGTCCTCGGCGGTGCCGATGCCGTGGGCTTCGTGCTCGCCCCGGGCAGCCCTCGAACGGTCTCGCCCGAGGCAGCGTCGGCTCTCGCGGCGCTGGTGCCCGACGGGGTCGAGAGCGTCGGCGTCTTCCGTGGCCAGACCGCTGTCGAGGTGATCGCATCGGCTCGAACCGCCGGTGTGCAGACGGTCCAATTGCACGGCGGCGAGGCACCCGACGTCTTCGACGCTGTGCGGTCGGCCGGGTTCGGCGTCATCCGTGCCACGAGCGCCGAGACCTACGGGCTCGAGGCGCAGGAGCACCGAGAGCTCTACGGCGACGCTCGCCTCCTCCTCGACGCACCCGATCCCGGGGCCGGCGAGACCTTCGACGCCGACGCGCTCACCGGCGTCGAGCCTCCGTCCGGCTGGATCCTCGCCGGTGGCCTGCGACCGGGCAACGTGGCGGCGCTCGCCGAAGCGCTCCGACCCGGCGGCGTCGACGTGTCGAGCGGCGTCGAGATCGCGCGCGGTGTGAAGGACCCCGAACTGATCCGCGAGTTCCTGGCCGCCGCGCGCGCGTGA
- a CDS encoding UDP-phosphate glycosyltransferase, giving the protein MDHNLILVPAVALLVGLGAPALLRPLLRSLGTYDTPNHRSSHSTTVLRGGGIAPAGGVVAAVAAAWAILFGHTPHGVAIVALTVLSAAVLGALEDIRGVSVRVRAACQLAIGLGCSLSVVLVHGAPWWLAPLGAIAVAGYINVANFMDGVNGISSLHGLATGGVFALVGAVTQTSWLVVAGLALAAAYLAFLPWNLFGRRMFLGDVGSYALGAAVASLSLVAVATGVPPLAALAPLAVYLADTASTFFRRLARGASWHEAHREHAYQAHVVAGRSHLFSAALTFVLTVGCGLLGLASLGATPFGVAACLAGVLALGVVHVVLPRALSAFSADADTSSASSPATAAARVPTATGAP; this is encoded by the coding sequence ATGGATCACAACCTCATCCTCGTGCCAGCAGTCGCTCTGCTCGTGGGTCTCGGGGCACCGGCCCTCCTCCGGCCGCTGCTCCGGTCCCTCGGCACCTATGACACGCCGAATCACCGATCGTCGCATTCGACGACCGTCCTCCGAGGCGGCGGCATCGCCCCCGCGGGCGGTGTCGTCGCCGCGGTCGCCGCAGCCTGGGCCATCCTGTTCGGCCACACCCCGCACGGAGTGGCCATCGTCGCACTGACCGTCCTGTCGGCCGCTGTCCTCGGCGCCCTCGAAGACATCCGGGGTGTGAGCGTGCGCGTCCGCGCCGCCTGCCAGCTGGCGATCGGACTCGGCTGCTCCCTCAGCGTCGTCCTCGTCCACGGTGCACCGTGGTGGCTCGCGCCGCTGGGAGCGATCGCCGTCGCCGGCTACATCAACGTCGCCAACTTCATGGACGGCGTGAACGGCATCTCGTCACTGCACGGGCTGGCCACTGGCGGTGTCTTCGCACTCGTCGGCGCGGTCACGCAGACCTCGTGGCTCGTCGTGGCCGGGCTCGCTCTCGCAGCCGCCTATCTCGCGTTCCTGCCCTGGAACCTCTTCGGGCGCCGCATGTTCCTCGGCGACGTCGGAAGCTACGCGCTCGGCGCCGCGGTCGCGTCGCTGAGTCTGGTGGCGGTCGCCACCGGCGTCCCTCCGCTGGCCGCGCTCGCCCCGCTCGCCGTCTACCTGGCCGACACCGCATCGACATTCTTCCGCAGGCTCGCGCGAGGTGCCTCCTGGCACGAGGCGCACCGCGAACACGCCTACCAGGCTCACGTCGTGGCAGGCCGCAGCCACCTCTTCTCGGCCGCGCTCACCTTCGTCCTCACCGTCGGCTGCGGACTCCTCGGTCTCGCCTCCCTCGGCGCCACGCCGTTCGGCGTCGCAGCCTGCCTGGCAGGCGTCCTCGCGCTCGGTGTCGTGCACGTCGTCCTGCCGCGCGCGCTCTCCGCCTTCAGCGCCGACGCGGACACGTCTTCCGCGTCGAGTCCGGCGACGGCCGCCGCACGCGTGCCGACTGCGACGGGCGCACCGTGA